The [Bacillus] selenitireducens MLS10 genome includes a region encoding these proteins:
- a CDS encoding ATP-binding protein — protein sequence MHIFQEESFAEVTDGYLDMSGASFDDDRIYRLSGEWRFFPNERILPENIPDTHETQPVPESWYHDAMDTGDNLLGEATYMLTLKLPSNLDSDIGLRFYEINTAAEIYANGELIYTFNDLDTEPGTRGMDYGPVDVSFHPDDADELELLVIVTNHTLGMRGGLERDVLIGSSETIDSIASVSKGLQLAAGLILLLHALYAFVLYVLSRERKNNLLLLFGLMLFMFASGVFLDDEVLLTLPVSLPLSLKILLTVFVLTLYVMFLIVSVIVKLPKIVMKTVSVFFVSYAVVALIFPIDQYLTFTIVTMMMFPLFILTMITLTVRSILHGNQYGYFILAFLLAYTSNSLWGVLIKLNVLQFPFYPADFVFSMMALMGLVLKQHSDITKENRHQANIIIQNEANKDQFLANTAHELRNPLHGMLTITDTILDQLQTKPKEAIREELELNRKIGNQMKFILDDLRDFTLLKESRIRLHPEPVNAASTARTIADILRYQIVSKDVRISVYADENLPMIHADQERFFQIIYNLMHNAVKFTDQGEVSITIAHSNNPDSLSIKITDTGTGIPSSDLDRLMQPYEQGADPIMGGIGLGLNISRELTRLHDGCFTMTSEEGAGTAVQLQWPVSKDVQGVNGTPLVEQPPSTSLEQPAREKEEAKKDLRHLLIVDDDPVNIDLIGRALESDYRITKATSGESALNLLTANQFDLVISDVMMPVMSGYKFTEEIRKQYDLVTLPVLLLTARYHAADIISGFEAGANDYVSKPVEISELKARVKTLTDMKHSAFKQIETEAALLQSQIRPHFLYNTLNAIASLGQTDPDRMTDLLFEFGDYLKFSFRIPEISGLVTLEEEMNLIRPYLFIEQTRFQNRLHVTVDIADEQDIYVPRLAIQTLVENAINHGALKSKGTGEVHFYARRSSEGSFITISDNGPGKAEELRKRLTNETEHSIGIGLVNAHRRMKTINHEGLLIENRPEGGIIIRINLP from the coding sequence ATGCATATCTTCCAAGAAGAGTCATTTGCGGAAGTCACCGACGGCTACCTCGATATGAGCGGTGCATCGTTCGACGATGACCGTATATACCGTCTCAGTGGCGAATGGCGCTTTTTTCCGAATGAGAGGATTCTCCCAGAGAACATACCGGATACCCATGAGACTCAGCCCGTTCCTGAATCCTGGTACCATGACGCAATGGACACCGGTGATAATCTGCTTGGAGAAGCAACGTATATGTTGACATTGAAACTGCCCTCGAACCTTGATTCAGACATAGGACTTCGTTTTTATGAGATCAATACAGCCGCAGAAATATACGCAAACGGTGAACTCATATACACCTTTAACGACCTGGATACAGAACCAGGGACGCGGGGAATGGACTATGGTCCTGTCGATGTCTCTTTTCATCCAGATGATGCGGACGAACTGGAGCTGCTTGTGATTGTGACTAACCATACCCTTGGTATGAGGGGTGGACTTGAGCGGGATGTACTGATTGGTTCCTCTGAAACAATCGATTCAATCGCCTCAGTCTCAAAAGGCCTTCAGCTCGCCGCAGGGCTCATTCTTCTCTTGCACGCCCTCTATGCCTTCGTCCTTTATGTGCTGTCGAGAGAACGTAAGAACAATCTTCTTCTTCTGTTCGGATTGATGCTGTTTATGTTTGCATCCGGGGTATTTTTGGATGACGAAGTGCTTCTTACGTTACCTGTTTCTCTTCCATTATCATTAAAAATTTTACTGACTGTATTTGTACTGACTCTTTACGTGATGTTTCTGATCGTATCTGTAATTGTAAAGCTCCCAAAAATAGTGATGAAAACCGTCTCTGTTTTTTTTGTGAGCTATGCAGTCGTCGCGTTAATCTTTCCGATTGATCAATACCTCACTTTCACCATCGTTACGATGATGATGTTTCCTTTATTCATTCTTACGATGATTACGCTGACCGTTCGTTCGATCCTTCACGGAAATCAATATGGTTATTTTATTCTTGCTTTCTTACTCGCCTATACATCCAATAGCTTATGGGGCGTACTGATAAAACTGAACGTCCTTCAATTCCCGTTTTATCCTGCTGATTTCGTCTTCTCGATGATGGCACTGATGGGTCTTGTCTTGAAGCAGCACTCAGACATTACGAAGGAAAACCGGCATCAGGCAAATATCATTATCCAAAATGAAGCAAACAAAGATCAGTTTTTGGCCAATACCGCTCACGAACTGCGGAACCCGCTCCACGGCATGCTTACCATTACCGATACGATACTCGATCAGCTCCAAACGAAACCGAAAGAAGCCATCAGAGAAGAACTTGAACTGAACCGGAAAATCGGGAATCAGATGAAGTTCATTCTTGATGACCTCAGAGATTTTACATTGTTAAAAGAAAGCCGGATCCGACTGCATCCTGAACCCGTCAATGCCGCTTCGACAGCCCGTACCATCGCAGACATCCTCAGATACCAAATCGTCAGTAAGGATGTGCGAATTTCCGTTTACGCCGACGAAAATCTGCCAATGATTCATGCGGATCAGGAACGCTTCTTTCAAATCATCTATAACCTGATGCACAATGCAGTGAAGTTTACCGACCAAGGAGAAGTCTCCATCACGATTGCTCATTCAAATAACCCGGATTCTCTCTCCATCAAGATTACCGATACAGGAACAGGAATCCCCTCGAGTGATCTCGATCGCCTCATGCAGCCTTATGAACAGGGAGCTGATCCAATCATGGGGGGAATCGGTCTTGGGCTGAATATAAGCAGAGAGCTGACCCGCTTACATGATGGATGCTTCACCATGACATCCGAAGAAGGGGCTGGAACTGCGGTTCAACTGCAATGGCCTGTCTCCAAAGATGTCCAAGGCGTCAACGGTACACCACTCGTGGAACAACCGCCTTCAACTTCACTTGAGCAGCCAGCAAGAGAAAAAGAGGAGGCAAAAAAGGATCTCAGACATCTTCTGATTGTCGATGATGATCCAGTGAATATTGATCTGATCGGCAGAGCCCTTGAATCCGATTACCGCATCACGAAAGCAACGAGCGGAGAGTCTGCGTTAAATTTGCTTACAGCGAACCAGTTCGACCTCGTGATCAGTGATGTCATGATGCCTGTGATGTCCGGCTATAAATTCACAGAAGAGATTCGAAAGCAATATGATCTTGTCACGCTGCCCGTCCTCCTTCTCACAGCCCGCTACCATGCGGCCGATATCATTTCTGGATTTGAGGCAGGCGCCAATGACTACGTCAGTAAGCCGGTCGAAATTTCGGAGCTGAAAGCGCGGGTGAAGACACTGACAGACATGAAACATTCCGCATTTAAGCAAATTGAAACTGAAGCCGCTCTGCTGCAATCACAAATTCGGCCTCACTTTTTGTATAATACGCTGAACGCCATCGCTTCATTAGGACAGACTGACCCGGACAGAATGACCGACCTTCTTTTTGAATTCGGTGATTATTTGAAATTCAGTTTCCGAATACCTGAAATATCGGGTCTTGTGACACTCGAAGAAGAAATGAATCTGATCAGACCTTACCTGTTTATCGAACAGACTCGATTTCAAAATCGATTACACGTTACCGTTGATATCGCTGACGAACAGGACATCTACGTTCCGCGCCTTGCCATTCAGACCCTTGTTGAAAATGCCATTAATCACGGCGCACTTAAGTCAAAGGGCACTGGAGAAGTACATTTTTATGCACGACGTTCATCAGAAGGCTCCTTCATTACGATATCCGATAATGGACCTGGTAAGGCTGAGGAACTTCGCAAGAGATTGACAAACGAGACAGAGCATTCGATAGGGATCGGCTTA